The following proteins are co-located in the Alkalidesulfovibrio alkalitolerans DSM 16529 genome:
- a CDS encoding response regulator, with protein MDNGSESLETVGGATAHAGGLPSQGLKSGDLARLRILVAEDDPANRFVIESILARAGFEVHVAVSGCEALERLRTAEYDLVVLDIVLPRVDGLEVLRRVRSPESHRKDLPVLIQTGRAVAADIARFTDAGCDGWIVKPYKAEALLEKILEILHARGISIER; from the coding sequence GTGGACAACGGATCGGAAAGTCTCGAGACCGTCGGCGGCGCGACCGCACACGCAGGCGGCCTGCCCTCGCAAGGGCTCAAAAGCGGCGACCTCGCGCGCTTGCGAATCCTTGTGGCCGAGGATGATCCGGCCAATCGCTTCGTCATCGAATCCATTCTCGCCAGGGCGGGATTCGAGGTGCACGTCGCGGTCTCGGGCTGCGAGGCGCTGGAGCGTCTTCGGACGGCAGAGTACGACCTCGTCGTCCTGGACATCGTTTTGCCGCGCGTGGACGGCCTTGAAGTGCTCAGGCGCGTCAGGTCGCCCGAATCCCACAGAAAAGACCTGCCCGTGCTCATCCAGACGGGCCGTGCCGTGGCCGCGGACATCGCCAGATTCACGGATGCGGGTTGCGACGGCTGGATCGTCAAGCCCTACAAGGCCGAAGCCCTGCTGGAAAAAATACTCGAAATTCTTCACGCCAGGGGTATTTCCATCGAGCGTTGA
- the pal gene encoding peptidoglycan-associated lipoprotein Pal, with protein sequence MKAAFRFLVVALMVAGLAAGLGCSSKQAASDVPPSATTDDDAKRRAEEEALRQRQLEEQRQREAAAIAAAKEEIGRMIHFDFDKYDLKPEARSILQAKAQVLKQYPNMRVVIEGHCDNRGTEEYNLALGERRANSAYEFLVLLGVPANRLSKVSYGESRPLDPANNEVAWAKNRRCEFKVAG encoded by the coding sequence ATGAAAGCCGCGTTTCGTTTTCTGGTTGTGGCGTTGATGGTTGCCGGCTTGGCCGCCGGTCTCGGATGTTCCAGCAAGCAGGCCGCGAGCGACGTGCCCCCGAGCGCGACGACCGACGACGACGCCAAGCGTCGCGCCGAGGAAGAGGCGCTCCGCCAGCGTCAGCTTGAGGAGCAGCGTCAGCGCGAGGCTGCCGCTATTGCCGCCGCCAAGGAAGAGATCGGTCGCATGATCCACTTCGACTTCGACAAGTACGACCTCAAGCCCGAAGCCCGCTCCATCTTGCAGGCCAAGGCCCAGGTGCTGAAGCAGTACCCCAACATGCGCGTCGTGATCGAAGGCCACTGCGACAACCGCGGTACCGAGGAATACAACCTCGCCCTGGGCGAGCGCCGCGCCAACTCGGCCTACGAGTTCCTGGTCCTGCTGGGCGTGCCTGCCAACCGCCTGAGCAAGGTCAGCTACGGCGAATCCCGCCCGCTCGACCCCGCCAACAACGAAGTCGCCTGGGCCAAGAACCGCCGTTGCGAGTTCAAGGTCGCCGGCTAG
- a CDS encoding glycosyltransferase: MRIFVFLPPVRAASGGMAVLRSVAGALARGGREAYLVPREQGRAELGDADAPVVPWESLRLAPEDIWLVPEGWPNALLPGLSAGARCVVYVQNWAYLFSGLPEGAHWQGLPVSFLAVSDPVRAYLRETLGVDAPVLRPGIDPVFFAAGGEKTSGRPVVAYMPRKNKAVCEQVREGLAARFRTRGLPSPLWRPIERMSPAQVASALAESHVFFAAGFPEGLGLPPLEAMAAGCLCAGFGGYGGFDYMRQAGDFAGAYRPWHPLREVAWSGNGLWCADADVSAAINALEQALGWIESGDERLGATIEAGRQTARAYSRETHEAAVLDVFGAFLR, from the coding sequence ATGCGGATCTTCGTCTTTCTGCCCCCGGTGAGGGCCGCGAGCGGCGGCATGGCCGTGTTGCGTTCCGTGGCCGGAGCGCTTGCGCGTGGCGGCCGCGAGGCCTACCTTGTGCCGCGCGAGCAGGGCCGCGCCGAACTCGGCGACGCGGACGCGCCCGTTGTGCCCTGGGAGAGCCTGCGCCTTGCGCCCGAGGACATCTGGCTGGTGCCCGAGGGCTGGCCCAACGCGCTGTTGCCGGGGCTGTCGGCCGGGGCGCGCTGCGTGGTTTACGTGCAGAACTGGGCCTACCTCTTCTCCGGCCTGCCCGAGGGCGCGCATTGGCAGGGGCTGCCGGTCTCTTTTTTGGCCGTTTCAGACCCAGTGCGGGCGTATCTGCGTGAGACGCTCGGCGTAGACGCTCCGGTGCTCAGGCCGGGGATTGATCCCGTGTTCTTCGCGGCGGGGGGAGAAAAAACCTCGGGCAGACCCGTGGTGGCCTACATGCCGCGCAAGAACAAGGCGGTTTGCGAGCAGGTCCGCGAGGGCTTGGCCGCAAGATTTCGGACCCGTGGCCTGCCGTCGCCGCTGTGGCGCCCCATCGAGCGCATGTCGCCCGCGCAGGTGGCCAGCGCGCTGGCGGAGAGCCACGTCTTTTTCGCCGCCGGGTTTCCCGAGGGGCTCGGCCTGCCGCCGCTCGAAGCCATGGCCGCAGGCTGCCTGTGCGCCGGTTTCGGAGGATACGGCGGGTTCGATTACATGCGCCAGGCAGGGGATTTCGCCGGGGCTTACCGCCCCTGGCATCCGTTGCGCGAGGTCGCCTGGAGCGGCAACGGGCTGTGGTGCGCCGACGCGGACGTGTCCGCGGCCATCAACGCCCTGGAGCAGGCCCTGGGTTGGATCGAAAGCGGGGACGAGCGCCTGGGCGCGACGATCGAGGCGGGGAGGCAAACCGCGAGGGCTTATTCGCGCGAGACGCACGAAGCGGCGGTGCTCGACGTTTTCGGGGCGTTTTTGCGATGA
- a CDS encoding ExbD/TolR family protein, whose product MAFDYRSNRKFLTEMNLTPLMDLVFNLLIIFMISAPLMTQGLDVDLPETKAAQELPADKDHLILTVDRSGRIFVDEFEVKVEELENYLKKLVVDQKKALYMKADGDVPYGVVVKVMGEAKAAGIDKLGMVAEQTRDALQAPKLPEKK is encoded by the coding sequence ATGGCCTTCGATTACAGAAGCAACCGCAAGTTCCTGACGGAGATGAACCTCACTCCGCTCATGGACCTTGTCTTCAACCTGCTCATCATTTTCATGATCTCCGCTCCCCTGATGACCCAGGGGTTGGACGTGGACCTGCCCGAGACCAAGGCCGCACAGGAACTGCCCGCAGACAAGGACCACCTGATCCTGACCGTGGACAGGAGCGGCCGCATCTTCGTGGACGAGTTCGAGGTCAAGGTCGAGGAGTTGGAGAACTATCTGAAAAAATTGGTCGTGGACCAGAAAAAAGCGCTCTACATGAAGGCCGACGGCGACGTGCCGTACGGCGTCGTGGTCAAGGTCATGGGCGAAGCCAAGGCAGCGGGCATCGACAAGCTCGGCATGGTCGCCGAACAGACCAGGGACGCGTTGCAGGCTCCCAAGCTGCCGGAAAAAAAATAG
- a CDS encoding glycosyltransferase family 2 protein: protein MNAAAETFEQARLHGCAGRLHLLRMARACLNEGAQETPGVARAACEADPFSPAAAGLLARIDPASRTGLAFAASRTAEAAELSSRVRKTLDRDGAKGAMALLEAELATRPGDPAAFGAAYDLAWRAGHPAWALGLSARRGQALPVSVRGRFRGDMALLAGDPERARHEYGEALAAEPGLFSPGLCLGLGEALLRLGRPEECLRLWAESLARHPWHATLLLRLHDLATGTREAASPLPGPTACLLYTWNKAALLHAALESLTASALGPDDAVIVLDNGSADETPRVLAAWEERLGRDTRPRFSTFRLPINVGAPAARNWLLALPELSGFTFAAFLDDDIVLPPDWLLRLGAAVAAYPKARVWGCKVAQAGNCAVLQSADLTLAPGSDETPFAVSDIHLQGPDLGQHDYCRPCASVTGCCHLFRTADLARDGGFDIRFSPSQFDDLARDLRLLLSGGEAVYQGHLAVPHARATGGRDGVFGAAAANARGNEIKLHGLFGPDEIARMRAQQYGFLAEDLTRKRERLRELLDGAAGLEPWAVDW from the coding sequence GTGAACGCGGCTGCCGAGACCTTCGAGCAGGCGCGGTTGCACGGCTGCGCCGGGCGGCTGCACCTGTTGCGCATGGCCCGCGCCTGCCTGAACGAGGGCGCGCAGGAGACGCCGGGCGTGGCGCGCGCGGCCTGCGAGGCGGATCCTTTTTCCCCTGCCGCGGCCGGACTTCTGGCTCGCATCGACCCGGCCAGCCGCACGGGCCTCGCCTTTGCCGCGAGCCGCACGGCTGAAGCGGCTGAACTTTCGTCCCGTGTGCGCAAGACCCTGGACCGCGATGGAGCCAAGGGGGCCATGGCCCTGCTCGAAGCCGAACTCGCAACGCGACCCGGCGATCCCGCGGCTTTCGGCGCGGCCTACGACCTGGCGTGGCGCGCTGGTCATCCGGCCTGGGCGCTGGGGCTTTCTGCGCGGCGCGGCCAGGCGCTGCCCGTGTCGGTGCGGGGGCGTTTCAGGGGCGACATGGCGCTTCTTGCGGGCGACCCGGAGCGCGCCCGGCACGAATACGGCGAGGCCCTTGCGGCCGAGCCGGGGCTGTTCTCGCCCGGCCTGTGCCTGGGGCTTGGCGAGGCGCTTTTGCGTCTTGGACGGCCCGAGGAATGCCTGCGGCTTTGGGCCGAAAGCCTTGCCCGCCATCCCTGGCACGCGACGCTTCTCCTGCGCCTGCACGATCTGGCCACGGGAACGCGCGAGGCCGCCTCGCCGCTGCCCGGCCCCACGGCCTGCCTGCTCTACACCTGGAACAAGGCCGCGCTCCTTCACGCCGCGCTCGAAAGCCTGACGGCCTCCGCGCTCGGGCCGGACGACGCCGTGATCGTGCTCGACAACGGTAGTGCGGACGAGACGCCCAGGGTGCTCGCGGCCTGGGAGGAGCGGCTTGGGCGGGATACACGGCCTCGCTTTTCGACCTTCCGGCTGCCGATCAACGTGGGCGCTCCGGCCGCGCGCAACTGGCTTTTGGCCTTGCCGGAATTGTCGGGTTTCACCTTTGCGGCTTTTCTCGACGACGACATCGTGCTGCCGCCGGACTGGCTTTTGCGGCTCGGCGCGGCCGTGGCTGCCTATCCAAAGGCCCGCGTCTGGGGCTGCAAGGTCGCTCAGGCCGGAAACTGTGCGGTGTTGCAGTCGGCGGACCTCACCCTCGCGCCCGGTTCGGACGAGACGCCTTTCGCCGTCTCGGACATTCATTTGCAAGGGCCGGACCTGGGGCAGCACGACTACTGCCGCCCCTGCGCGAGCGTCACGGGCTGCTGTCACCTCTTCCGCACGGCCGATCTGGCGCGCGACGGCGGCTTCGACATCCGCTTCTCGCCCAGCCAGTTCGACGACCTGGCGCGCGACCTGCGCCTGCTGCTCAGCGGCGGCGAGGCCGTGTACCAGGGCCATCTGGCCGTGCCCCACGCGCGCGCCACGGGCGGACGCGACGGGGTCTTTGGCGCGGCCGCGGCCAATGCGCGCGGCAACGAGATCAAGCTGCACGGGCTCTTCGGCCCGGACGAGATCGCGCGCATGCGCGCGCAGCAATATGGTTTTCTGGCCGAGGACCTGACGCGCAAGCGGGAGCGGCTGCGTGAATTGTTGGACGGCGCGGCCGGGCTTGAGCCTTGGGCCGTGGACTGGTAG
- the tolA gene encoding cell envelope integrity protein TolA, whose protein sequence is MRSGLPYSLALHLAVVLVVWLASIISPTPVIRLDLPVVQVDLVTLEQPKPAPRPAPVPPKPEPKPEPPKPEPPKPEPPKPEPVPEPKPEPKPITEKTPEPKPEPKPEPPKPEPKPEPKKPPEPTPEEIRRKALEDAKKKAEAERRKAEQADPRKQALAEAQRQAQQSGQPSGEGQTSGVVDIYANLVMQIIKNNWRYPALRPDPSLVATIELAVDKDGTIVGFKVLRQSGRADFDSSVVKAVEETKTLPPPPEGLRTIVVNFNLEELLR, encoded by the coding sequence ATGCGTTCCGGCCTCCCGTACTCCCTGGCTCTGCACCTCGCCGTGGTGCTGGTCGTATGGCTCGCGTCCATCATCTCGCCGACTCCGGTGATCCGGCTCGACCTGCCGGTGGTGCAGGTGGACTTGGTGACGCTGGAACAGCCCAAGCCCGCGCCCAGGCCCGCGCCCGTGCCGCCGAAGCCCGAGCCAAAACCCGAACCGCCCAAACCGGAGCCCCCCAAACCGGAGCCCCCGAAACCCGAACCCGTTCCGGAACCCAAGCCCGAGCCAAAACCCATTACGGAGAAAACGCCCGAGCCAAAACCGGAACCCAAGCCCGAGCCGCCAAAGCCCGAGCCCAAGCCAGAACCCAAGAAGCCGCCCGAACCCACGCCCGAGGAGATCAGGCGCAAGGCATTGGAGGACGCGAAGAAGAAGGCCGAGGCCGAACGCCGCAAAGCCGAGCAGGCCGACCCGCGCAAGCAGGCCCTGGCCGAAGCTCAGCGCCAGGCGCAACAGTCGGGCCAGCCTTCGGGCGAGGGCCAGACCTCCGGCGTGGTCGATATCTACGCAAACCTGGTGATGCAGATCATCAAGAACAACTGGCGTTATCCCGCCCTTCGTCCCGACCCGAGTCTCGTGGCGACCATCGAATTGGCCGTGGACAAGGACGGAACCATCGTGGGCTTCAAGGTGCTGCGCCAGTCCGGCAGGGCCGACTTCGACTCCTCGGTCGTCAAGGCCGTGGAGGAGACCAAGACCCTGCCGCCGCCCCCTGAGGGACTTAGGACCATCGTCGTCAACTTCAACCTTGAGGAACTCTTGAGATAG
- a CDS encoding PD40 domain-containing protein, translating into MNRATSPRRLAAALIVLSALFCLGVAWPIEARASSIAVDIYGPGQRQLNIAQTAPLPIEPGRELPGMAHTLQERIRHNIGYMPFLFQMAESDVLGGLKVTAPTAEGIEFRRFLLSRADIIMTSAWRETAPETGAVELRVYEALSGQLLLGKAYDDVRPIHVPDVADLFCSELMKVLTGQGEFFLSQLAFTRKEGQAHNVWAARATGRDPRRLTNLPHICTSTAFRPDGKALAFTYIQPDGHRLGIWDESGVRLINLKGSAVIGPSFLPDGNLALTLNIAGAPDIYLLDRDFNILRPLAQSWNIDVSPSFDATGSKMVFTSGRAGNPHIFLLDVPTGQVTRVTYEGKYNTSPSISPDGRLVTFSRMVDGWHRIFVHDLQTGRERQLTFGPPGYDDEAPAFAPDGYYIAFTSDRTGEYKLYLTTRHGDGPMYIETGPGEAKSPSWALKR; encoded by the coding sequence ATGAACCGCGCCACTTCCCCCCGCCGCCTCGCCGCGGCCCTGATCGTCCTGTCCGCCCTTTTCTGCCTGGGCGTCGCGTGGCCGATCGAGGCGCGCGCCTCATCCATCGCCGTGGACATCTACGGCCCCGGGCAACGTCAGTTGAACATCGCCCAGACCGCGCCCCTGCCCATTGAACCCGGCCGGGAACTGCCCGGCATGGCCCACACCCTGCAGGAACGCATCCGCCACAACATCGGCTACATGCCCTTCCTGTTTCAGATGGCGGAATCCGACGTGCTGGGAGGGCTCAAAGTCACCGCGCCCACGGCCGAGGGCATCGAGTTCAGGCGTTTTCTGCTCTCGCGCGCGGACATCATTATGACGAGCGCCTGGCGGGAGACCGCTCCAGAGACGGGCGCGGTCGAGCTTCGCGTCTACGAGGCCCTTTCCGGGCAACTTCTTTTGGGCAAGGCATACGACGACGTGCGTCCCATCCACGTGCCCGATGTCGCGGACCTCTTCTGTTCGGAACTCATGAAAGTCCTCACCGGACAAGGCGAGTTCTTCCTCTCGCAACTGGCCTTCACCCGCAAGGAAGGCCAGGCCCATAACGTCTGGGCCGCCAGGGCCACGGGCCGCGATCCGCGCCGCCTGACCAACCTGCCGCACATCTGCACCAGCACGGCGTTCCGGCCCGACGGCAAGGCGCTGGCCTTCACCTACATCCAGCCCGATGGACACCGCCTGGGCATCTGGGACGAATCCGGGGTGCGCCTGATCAACCTCAAGGGCAGCGCGGTCATCGGCCCCTCTTTCCTGCCTGACGGCAACCTGGCCCTGACCCTGAACATCGCCGGAGCGCCGGACATCTATCTGCTCGACAGGGACTTCAACATTCTCAGGCCCCTGGCCCAGAGCTGGAACATCGACGTCTCGCCGAGCTTCGACGCCACCGGCTCAAAGATGGTCTTCACCTCGGGCCGGGCAGGCAACCCGCACATCTTCCTGCTCGACGTTCCCACGGGACAGGTCACTCGCGTGACATACGAAGGCAAGTACAACACCAGCCCTTCCATAAGCCCCGACGGCAGGCTCGTGACTTTTTCGCGCATGGTGGACGGTTGGCACCGCATCTTCGTCCACGATCTGCAGACCGGTCGCGAGCGGCAGTTGACCTTCGGCCCTCCGGGCTACGACGACGAAGCCCCGGCCTTCGCCCCGGACGGCTATTACATCGCCTTCACCTCGGACAGGACAGGAGAATACAAACTCTACCTGACCACCCGGCACGGCGACGGCCCCATGTACATCGAAACCGGCCCCGGAGAAGCCAAGTCCCCGTCGTGGGCTTTGAAACGCTGA
- a CDS encoding glycosyltransferase family 2 protein, whose protein sequence is MRPSLATIILHYGKPALAARLQAQLSASDPEYTVRVLDNAAPEPYPDAWLRLPENRYWAGALAHTCGLLADEGFSHVLFLNNDLVFTSQPPHLARLFGRLKHFESAGQGRVGILVPAVEKSPYHPQMVADPRLSHSDVEIVDGIAPCLDLRCLADVGGLDFDENPFGYGVDMWLSIRARRRGWRLVVDHQTRVRHRYHTTARATEGFMERAARAEHAYLAARLGPDWRAWIEALKTRRVDQPLPGGGR, encoded by the coding sequence ATGCGTCCATCCCTGGCCACCATCATCCTGCATTACGGCAAGCCCGCGCTGGCCGCGCGTCTGCAGGCGCAGCTTTCGGCCAGCGATCCGGAATACACGGTCCGGGTGCTCGACAACGCCGCGCCCGAACCCTATCCCGATGCCTGGCTCAGGCTGCCCGAGAATCGCTACTGGGCCGGAGCCCTGGCCCACACTTGCGGCCTTCTCGCGGATGAGGGCTTCTCGCACGTCCTTTTTCTGAACAACGATCTGGTCTTCACCTCCCAGCCACCCCATCTGGCGCGGCTTTTCGGCCGTCTGAAGCATTTCGAGTCGGCAGGGCAGGGCCGCGTGGGTATCCTCGTCCCGGCGGTGGAGAAAAGTCCTTACCATCCTCAGATGGTGGCCGATCCGCGCCTCTCCCATTCCGACGTGGAGATCGTGGATGGCATCGCCCCGTGCCTCGATCTGCGCTGCCTTGCCGACGTGGGCGGCCTGGACTTTGACGAGAATCCCTTCGGCTACGGCGTGGACATGTGGCTCTCCATCCGGGCGCGTCGACGGGGCTGGCGTCTGGTGGTGGACCACCAGACGCGGGTACGCCACCGCTATCACACCACGGCCAGGGCCACCGAAGGTTTCATGGAGCGCGCGGCCAGGGCCGAACACGCCTACCTCGCCGCGAGACTTGGGCCGGACTGGCGGGCCTGGATCGAGGCCCTGAAGACCAGGCGGGTGGATCAACCGCTGCCTGGGGGCGGGCGGTGA
- a CDS encoding MotA/TolQ/ExbB proton channel family protein has translation MTDIFLRVLTESGLVIQTIMYLLIAMSIASWSIIFMKIIQLRKVRKQCVEQFELFQQSGDITSAMKSMSQNQTSPMYMVGSFALKELRRLEKADLSPSVKGRLAIDNVRRALRQGVSVQLDEVGSSLVFLSTCTNIAPFLGLFGTVWGIMRSFHEIGMMKSASLIVVGPGIAEALTTTVFGLAVAIPAAMFYNGFVGMMASIETYLVNFASSFLNRIQRELAWTAENGSDI, from the coding sequence ATGACGGATATTTTTCTGAGGGTTCTCACGGAATCCGGTCTTGTCATCCAGACGATCATGTATCTCCTTATCGCCATGTCCATCGCAAGCTGGAGCATCATTTTCATGAAGATAATCCAGTTGCGCAAGGTCAGAAAACAATGCGTGGAGCAGTTCGAGCTGTTCCAGCAGTCCGGCGACATAACCTCGGCCATGAAGAGCATGAGCCAGAACCAGACATCGCCCATGTACATGGTCGGGTCGTTCGCGCTCAAGGAACTGCGCAGGCTGGAAAAGGCCGACCTTTCTCCGAGCGTGAAGGGGCGGCTGGCCATCGACAACGTGCGCCGGGCGCTGCGCCAGGGCGTGAGCGTCCAACTCGACGAGGTCGGCAGTTCCCTCGTCTTCCTCTCCACCTGCACGAACATCGCGCCCTTCCTCGGTCTCTTCGGCACGGTCTGGGGCATCATGCGCTCGTTCCACGAGATCGGCATGATGAAGAGCGCCTCGCTGATCGTGGTCGGCCCCGGCATCGCCGAGGCGCTGACGACCACGGTCTTCGGACTCGCCGTGGCCATTCCGGCGGCCATGTTCTACAACGGCTTCGTCGGGATGATGGCCAGCATCGAGACGTATCTGGTCAACTTCGCCTCGTCCTTCCTGAACCGCATCCAGCGCGAGCTGGCCTGGACCGCCGAGAACGGAAGCGACATCTAG
- a CDS encoding TatD family hydrolase codes for MTKSKTSRPDPASFGLPPGGVDSHAHLDMDRAFADDLDEALVRAVAAGVTGVGNVFLGPDAYMVGKDAFVRHPGVFFLLGVHPNDADACTPETLSSMREAFASDARLRAVGEIGLDFYWDKVPPDVQRQAFTAQLDLARQLGVAVVIHCRDAFDATLDVLDAEGFRDRPVLWHCFGGDTAQARAVLDRGWHLSVPGPVTYKKNEELREAVRFIGLERLLLETDCPFLSPEPYRGTRNEPAYLVFTAQAVAQTLAVPVEEVWKRTGDNARAFFGV; via the coding sequence ATGACCAAGAGCAAGACTTCGCGCCCTGATCCGGCCTCGTTCGGACTGCCGCCAGGGGGCGTGGATTCGCATGCGCACCTCGACATGGACCGGGCCTTCGCCGACGACCTCGACGAGGCGTTGGTTCGGGCCGTGGCCGCCGGAGTGACGGGTGTGGGCAACGTCTTTTTGGGGCCCGACGCCTACATGGTCGGCAAGGACGCCTTCGTGCGCCATCCGGGCGTGTTCTTTCTGCTCGGTGTGCACCCGAACGATGCCGACGCCTGCACGCCCGAGACGCTGTCGTCCATGCGCGAGGCCTTTGCGTCGGACGCGAGGCTTCGCGCCGTGGGCGAGATCGGCCTCGACTTCTATTGGGACAAAGTGCCCCCAGACGTGCAGCGGCAAGCCTTCACGGCGCAGCTCGACCTGGCCCGGCAACTTGGGGTGGCGGTCGTCATCCATTGCCGCGACGCCTTCGACGCGACCCTCGACGTTCTCGACGCCGAGGGGTTCCGTGACCGGCCCGTGCTCTGGCATTGCTTCGGCGGCGACACGGCGCAAGCGCGCGCCGTTTTGGATCGGGGCTGGCATCTTTCCGTGCCTGGCCCCGTAACCTACAAGAAGAACGAGGAATTGCGCGAGGCAGTGCGATTCATCGGGCTCGAACGTCTGCTTCTGGAGACGGATTGCCCGTTCCTAAGCCCCGAGCCCTACCGGGGCACGCGCAACGAGCCCGCTTATCTCGTCTTCACGGCCCAGGCCGTGGCCCAAACGCTTGCCGTGCCGGTCGAGGAGGTCTGGAAGAGGACGGGGGACAACGCTCGCGCGTTTTTCGGCGTGTAA